A section of the Pseudovibrio sp. M1P-2-3 genome encodes:
- a CDS encoding ABC transporter permease: MFPDFGSPIKKITNTFVDHLVINYGDGFEAFSSSLLFLLVKLERVLRQADPVIILICIGLLTYFVSRRLVLSVAMAASMWFIGTLGLWQQAMQTIAILLVAVGISVLMGIPLGVFSARSEKFRLVLNPVLDLMQTIPSFVYLIPAAMLFGLGKIPAVLATVIYATPPLIRLTDLGIRYVDTEVVEASKSFGATRWQILKGVQLPLALPSIMQGINQTMMMALAMVVIASMIGARGVGETVLLGLQRNDSGQGLIGGIAIVILAILFDRITQSAGQRMQMHR, encoded by the coding sequence TTGTTTCCAGACTTTGGAAGCCCAATAAAAAAAATAACAAATACTTTTGTAGACCATCTGGTTATAAACTACGGGGACGGTTTCGAAGCTTTTTCCAGTTCCCTTTTGTTCTTGCTGGTAAAGTTGGAAAGGGTGCTCCGGCAGGCTGATCCAGTTATCATACTCATTTGCATCGGCCTTTTGACTTATTTCGTTAGCAGGCGTTTGGTTCTGTCTGTCGCTATGGCGGCATCCATGTGGTTTATCGGAACATTAGGACTATGGCAGCAGGCTATGCAAACTATTGCAATATTGCTTGTTGCTGTTGGAATTTCAGTCCTGATGGGAATTCCCTTAGGCGTTTTTTCTGCACGTTCAGAAAAGTTCAGACTGGTCTTAAATCCGGTTCTTGATCTCATGCAGACTATTCCTAGCTTTGTATATCTTATTCCTGCTGCAATGCTTTTTGGTCTTGGAAAAATTCCAGCTGTTCTGGCCACTGTTATATATGCAACACCTCCACTCATTCGCTTGACCGATCTTGGTATTCGTTATGTGGATACGGAGGTTGTCGAAGCTAGTAAGTCGTTTGGGGCCACACGTTGGCAAATATTGAAAGGGGTACAATTACCTCTTGCATTACCCTCCATTATGCAGGGTATTAACCAGACTATGATGATGGCTTTGGCCATGGTTGTTATCGCCTCCATGATTGGAGCGCGCGGTGTTGGAGAAACAGTTCTGCTTGGGCTGCAACGTAACGACTCTGGGCAAGGTTTAATTGGAGGCATTGCAATTGTCATACTTGCAATTCTCTTTGACCGGATTACCCAGTCAGCTGGGCAACGTATGCAGATGCATCGATAA